From a single Brassica napus cultivar Da-Ae chromosome C9, Da-Ae, whole genome shotgun sequence genomic region:
- the LOC106372315 gene encoding NAC domain-containing protein 83, protein MFPSSYTAHCLPPPPPSVIYLSTLFGTMDKVKLVKNGVIRLPPGFRFHPTDEELVVQYLKRKVLSSPLPASIIPDFDVCRADPWDLPGNIEKERYFFSTREAKYPNGNRSNRATGSGYWKATGIDKRVVTSRGNQIVGLKKTLVFYKGKPPHGLRTDWIMHEYRLSSSPLSSMGPTQNWVLCRIFLKKRAGNKSDEDDGDNRNIRYDNDQIEIVTTNQTEDKTKPIFFDFMRKERTTDLNLLPSSSSSDHASSGLTTEIFSSDEETSSCNSFRRNL, encoded by the exons ATGTTTCCCTCTTCCTACACCGCACACTGTCTTCCTCCTCCACCTCCTTCTGTGATTTATCTCTCCACTTTGTTTGGAACTATGGATAAGGTTAAACTTGTAAAGAATGGTGTTATAAGATTACCACCTGGATTCAGATTTCATCCCACTGATGAGGAACTTGTGGTTCAGTATCTCAAGAGAAAAGTCTTGTCTTCTCCATTACCAGCTTCCATCATTCCTGACTTTGATGTTTGCAGAGCTGATCCTTGGGACTTGCCTG GCAATATAGAAAAGGAGAGGTACTTCTTCAGCACAAGGGAAGCCAAGTACCCAAATGGGAACCGGTCTAACCGAGCAACCGGTTCGGGTTATTGGAAAGCTACCGGTATTGATAAACGGGTTGTTACCTCTAGAGGAAATCAAATCGTTGGTTTGAAGAAAACACTCGTTTTCTACAAAGGCAAACCACCCCATGGCTTAAGAACCGATTGGATCATGCACGAATATCGtctctcttcctctcctctG AGTTCAATGGGTCCTACTCAGAACTGGGTTCTTTGTCGTATCTTCCTTAAAAAGAGAGCCGGTAACAAGAGCGACGAGGACGACGGAGATAACCGGAATATTAGATATGATAATGACCAAATTGAAATAGTTACAACAAACCAAACCGAAGATAAAACTAAACCAATCTTCTTCGATTTCATGAGAAAAGAAAGGACCACGGACTTGAACCTTTTGCCAAGCTCTTCTTCTTCCGACCACGCTTCAAGTGGTCTCACGACGGAGATATTCTCTTCTGATGAAGAGACCAGTAGTTGCAATAGTTTCAGAAGAAatctttaa